In Coregonus clupeaformis isolate EN_2021a chromosome 15, ASM2061545v1, whole genome shotgun sequence, one genomic interval encodes:
- the cplane1 gene encoding ciliogenesis and planar polarity effector 1 isoform X2 — MEQKLEVVLSSSIKRKKPWPRFCWLGLEKESVFLLDDKRISEINMVSGRTKKKTPKLQPLLPRVVTMAASQNGVWLAGLLVSGELFLWSRDKDSLKTVAAVPTEAQLVTAAQGSGVCLSLVVSGDGMRVLLVTVTGQVFLWECVDVRDLSGVRDGTARGRWAQIQHPENTALPSPRDKEASQHSIFIRGEAVGDICLSAFVFTSVVELSVTFLKIQWEEGQRSSPVGYSVRWVTKTYPMSCLTPPCRPVKSRGALVPAFSPDGLLLAVALNQRDPRATQVLFVSTQNFVTVSSGLGGCGSKKLVIPSKYVRSYWVGSVSWAVGGLYLACVLKRGSFLMLARLGGLLSLSTSGCNVDFGPAHFLPLHPLVTYRPPVSVGGAGVDPLSSSSLSVRDVLRQRYSVTWHPRLPYLIVSDGYMATVLRVPEQPSPATLLRALLHDTSQGLESASRALERTQPHARAWLESISCLKLSSSLQELRARPTPVPTPTATATSTLPLFLQDQGGLGDTRELVQRVQALFEDDSDLEGLPAGSHVEDRGRLEFASMFDTLHALSDTLADLDPSPRPHPDPDASSVDSERRPPALPPELRGVQGSLMTAWALGVSLGGVVEQRERLLKYTVRYAVRFAALLRLISIPCSHTGRRKKSNIPFSSHLLHLLRTLLSFLPWDAPHTGGRSCLGLVVELTQQLVGLLLSSPPDLSQTGQASSEPSSQTLSTALLLLELTSHSMDHTYSLQQKCAHTDVYCVLFLQEEGGGPGPLQQDLPLPQRPSSRLRGVWRAVYRHTLQYWEELKHHGSGTGWEEEQGRVSVILSQIQTALQGMGERLEDGPTLLSYTGEQHFLFGCYSESAQAWRAELWAERQRDGPRSAFLETRLLLSLLYGLLFQYRLKEAQGLGDHMACLLLHQAGQNGDDRAHNTEEALPGSWLPGEVHSEAACAVVQTLGRFMASYFTNKPLLILPPHSVDVLPPLHLPHAPGVGRLVPLCQERVAGAVRGQQLSEVWTVGYTQDLLLQGGLLPEATWLAHCLGDWKTAASLGLAYTTYAAEHCDFTGLRWRELHLPAALEPVSIFQGQLESLLGRKAGPEETQGDEENYKSFTDSLEGEDVELLQGSVQEILKASVMAGVDVLSQPLGALLDSAKDLSSCLPALVPMGLYLPAPPLYCPQPAPNTQDPSGVFGQLLEGASRHRVSGVLQRVLLLLRSARCSRPAAQWYISHLQRSRHRLHRIRQKYSQQQCVTKAFPEALMKFVTRGGFFRLGPSGAGTLDSVTIQTIICFRELCGLCWMLNVRDQLSMSCRKYQAARNCGRDPQVPADDGEVTAACEEALHWACRFLPFSRFLNAEEILQDTLLSLVSELPPVPLVAETLVQAFPEEEESVRVPLREKYNSLLQRLRHCTVPASGQNGRKRDEEEGEEMMMILMQERLRQRRKDLKRLARHLAPLELYLWEREEEEDRGGGGQGAAALLERFSLGASLSNSTLTDCGRPLVYSDGDTAENSVALSPDLHSRLPHSSKRVRVLDRADKSGRKVVEGESIQEEGQSCTGPAQDPAVGEDSPSLTLPVVGTWEFELEDEEYLRFLELFFSYVLEKDGPDPDSGCDPPLLKGFCSQLRERELHSLTFDVLTTLRRRQRDGRYATRRQGGSDAPVFRAGHCYKPVLVTTPSFLHSEPPTPRPSMSVSVLSLPGLRTGRQQGLFGFSLQASPAPEPTPQRGRLGSEPSPSQSSVPWEQPSECWAFGPLGSVETVELQQELEPKLEAQFPGLGRLLEWMVRWADKRVLLGHPSRMKGREAGGGGVAGGGVVIRVKATAPAVLTALSMLEHRYTAALLGMDRYCANLPVPERQWTVAPVLQPEVGWKLERESSVDTGYPASAGTPITLPEQDPQHSELSYGSQTEGMERVTSQETSHLYDHEGVTLNPESGVADFRDHKLDLSAEKEGDDSNADKALRSSASLPIPNISVHIKSLHRTLSPQDQSLTLADLQCSESEEDSVSSQEEEAEILLSHGSLRRPSSDITEEVTRNIPPSEGSGSDVPPQFSFQPLPMAGPQAGAQAADSAPNGGLPQRSINTTPTPASAPNQALSAQTDPVRQLLQDELFRLVQLQQINFMSLMQVVGASFVNLPLSQNNTLLAQSNVPYPNPNAPLSHPNTLLSHPNLILSQNNMSPMPQTQASFPVPAEQPVPQNSVQATLASEPLSRRDRPTDQPPIQEMQPLAVHPEPLRDIQGETRTSSHGLQTPVDPTRSAPLLLPSGGSSQDPAPYSSGLKLLQLHPPLLSLQRHGNTAPVREAWGPPSERRPSTTVPPHLNPSQYDPAALRRAEERRREAESESTAPPSHLNLTQYAHYLPDQVPRSTLPQRQNPEARVERSRGAEPPHLPPTLPSHRPPPVQGLPLLRFHPDPRPHTTFPLIPLPYSSRPLTVTPAAKGHNPGLQLLQRDPDPPRMMLPEANPPAPVPRLIPLGELMGWAAGRERGADPRLQLLRVDPQTQNPTPAPATPSTSTNSSKRQKRRVERLRREGEKAEVTFRLEDSIIPPQESNEDEPAEPVLGEGYVFPLGTFDSMLTGQRLVDRALSTTAELHAFASTHKRPPESHDACTNTDPASPHSDKGISAQPAVTSAASGPAALPPELFLNRWFPRDPPVQDIETPGETQAERNTGRQFINVIDLEDGALLQELPSCPRPAVWDQDVTPSQPSPPTSAQLHLLAASVTNSAPPELTADTSTEDDQPQAQPGFSVASLPPAHPEPNGDPVTRSLLQERRAPGRALETRSPGTHRGAPSRAPVIQVSARLSEIDAQLAALQNIADHMEREFANTRLLVRTIETLGPAMAPEMVEGRTPLNKTVTLAVSPEGWRSRLSVHHDTELAGRQQEEEEGRDSVIVSSAPWGVKQPFSLSPAVQSTSTLHPPTGLQLSPVRPEPEQRVWDISQDLTDNMDGAPGKWAEETLGLSGLSDVADILAELVREGGISPTALGLSHTQAARLNSRLDQQQSGRAGQRGMRAEEERRELRVWMRRKQREKLVEYRRQREEKRERERKPFSAPVTVKPTSKDININKKIKEEKDKMVLLEHHNQRARDACSLITDLLTTPLTLPTNANHTMTLPSTSPRPTSTRPLTAQTVGSTRSSPRGRSLSVGGKRKTSTKSQTGRARSLSSPGVTPRSQRRPASSGGQETLSARLGLHRPASFLPRDRLSQVTRRGMITDLRGRTGPKTPSQQEWRREVSQSPPGWRGGGAREQRETEEREEEVVSPWNPPPEICRLLGLENSEGQGGAVARAGGAGLDILDTLSESTGSILSQLDWAAIESIVAAEGAI, encoded by the exons ATGGAACAGAAGCTGGAGGTTGTGTTGTCATCAAGCATCAAACGGAAGAAACCATGGCCAAGGTTCTGTTGGCTCGGATTG GAGAAGGAGTCTGTTTTCCTGCTGGATGACAAGCGGATCAGTGAGATTAACATGGTGTCTGGACGCACCAAGAAGAAGACCCCCAAGCTGCAGCCCCTGCTCCCCAGGGTGGTAACCATGGCCGCATCCCAGAACG GTGTGTGGCTTGCCGGATTGCTGGTCTCAGGAGAGCTGTTTCTATGGAGCAGGGACAAAGACTCCTTGAAGACCGTGGCAGCAGTCCCTACAGAAGCTCAGCTCGTCACTGCAGCACAAG GGTCTGGCGTGTGCCTGTCTCTGGTGGTTTCAGGGGATGGGATGCGGGTGCTGCTGGTGACTGTGACGGGGCAGGTGTTCCTGTGGGAGTGTGTGGATGTGCGCGACCTGTCAGGGGTACGGGATGGTACCGCCAGAGGACGCTGGGCTCAGATACAGCACCCTGAAAACACTGCTCTGCCATCCCCAAGAGACAAGGAGGCATCTCAACACAGCATCTTCATCAGGGGGGAG GCAGTGGGTGATATCTGCTTGTCAGCTTTTGTTTTCACCTCGGTGGTGGAGCTAAGTGTCACTTTCTTAAAGATCCAATGGGAGGAGGGCCAGAGGAGCAG TCCTGTGGGGTACAGTGTACGCTGGGTCACTAAGACATACCCCATGTCCTGCCTCACCCCACCCTGTCGCCCAGTGAAGTCCAGGGGGGCACTGGTGCCAGCCTTCTCCCCTGATGGCCTGCTGTTAGCTGTAGCCCTGAACCAAAGAGACCCCAGGGCTACGCAGGTTCTCTTTGTCAGCACTCAGAACTTTGTGACTGTCTCCAGTGGACTGGGGGGATGTGGCAGCAAGAAACTCGTCATTCCTTCTAAATACGTGAG GTCGTACTGGGTGGGCAGTGTGAGCTGGGCTGTGGGGGGGCTCTACCTGGCCTGTGTGCTGAAGAGGGGCTCCTTCCTCATGCTGGCTCGTCTGGGGGGgctgctctctctgtctacctcagGGTGCAATGTGGACTTTGGCCCTGCTCACTTTCTGCCCCTGCATCCACTAGTCACTTACAG ACCTCCAGTCTCTGTTGGGGGGGCTGGGGTTGACCCTCTGTCCAGCTCCAGCCTGTCTGTACGGGACGTCCTGAGACAGCGCTACTCAGTGACCTGGCACCCGCGGCTGCCCTACCTCATTGTGTCTGATGGCTACATGGCCACAGTGCTGCGGGTGCCTGAGCAGCCCTCCCCCGCCACCCTCCTCAGGGCTCTGCTGCACGACACCAGCCAGGGCCTGGAGAGTGCCAGCAGGGCACTGGAGCGAACACAG CCCCATGCCAGGGCGTGGCTGGAGTCCATATCCTGTCTGAAGCTTAGTAGCAGTCTGCAGGAGCTGAGAGCCAGGCCCACACCCGTACCCACCCCAACAGCCACAGCTACATCCACCCTGCCCCTCTTCCTGCAGGACCAGGGAGGCCTGGGGGACACCAGGGAGCTGGTCCAGAGAGTTCAG GCTTTGTTTGAGGATGACTCTGATCTTGAAGGACTGCCTGCTGGTTCACATGTGGAGGACCGAGGTCGGCTGGAGTTTGCCTCCATGTTCGACACCCTCCATGCCCTCTCAGACACCCTGGCTGATCTTGACCCCAGTCCTCGCCCTCATCCTGACCCTGATGCTAGCTCTGTGGACTCAGAGAGGAGACCCCCAGCCCTCCCTCCTGAGCTCCGGGGGGTCCAGGGCAGCCTGATGACAGCGTGGGCTCTGGGTGTGTCACTAGGTGGCGTTGTGGAGCAGAGAGAGCGTCTGCTGAAGTACACGGTCCGCTATGCTGTCCGCTTCGCTGCTCTCCTCCGTCTAATTTCCATCCCCTGCTCCCACACAGGAAGGAGAAAGAAGAGCAACATTCccttctcctctcacctcctccacctcctcagaacccttctctctttcctcccctggGATGCCCCTCACACAGGGGGGAGGAGCTGCCTGGGTTTGGTTGTGGAGCTCACTCAACAGCTAGTGGGCCTGCTCCTCTCCTCGCCCCCTGACCTCTCTCAGACTGGCCAGGCTAGCTCTGAGCCCTCCTCCCAGACCCTGTCCACAGCTCTGCTCCTCCTGGAGCTGACCTCCCACAGTATGGACCACACCTACAGCCTCCAGCAGAAATGTGCCCACACAGATGTCTACTGTGTGCTATTCctgcaggaggagggaggggggccaGGGCCATTACAACAGGATTTGCCTCTCCCCCAGCGGCCGTCTAGCAG GTTGCGGGGAGTGTGGCGTGCAGTATACAGGCACACTCTGCAGTACTGGGAGGAGCTGAAGCACCATGGGAGCGGTACGGGCTGGGAGGAGGAGCAGGGGCGTGTGTCTGTCATCCTGTCCCAGATCCAGACAGCTCTACAGGGGATGGGAGAAAGGCTGGAGGACGGGCCCACTCTGCTGAGCTACACAG GGGAACAGCACTTCCTGTTTGGTTGCTACTCAGAGAGTGCTCAGGCTTGGAGGGCTGAGCTgtgggcagagagacagagag ATGGGCCTCGGAGTGCGTTCTTGGAAACACGTCTGTTGCTGTCCCTGCTGTATGGACTACTGTTCCAGTACCGTCTGAAAGAGGCCCAGGGGCTGGGGGaccacatggcctgtctgctactCCATCAGGCTGGACAAAATGGTGATGATAGGGCCCACAACACTG AGGAGGCTCTTCCTGGCTCCTGGCTGCCAGGGGAGGTCCACAGTGAGGCAGCCTGTGCTGTAGTCCAGACTCTGGGAAGGTTCATGGCCTCGTATTTCACCAACAAGCCCCTTCTCATCCTGCCCCCTCACAGTGTGGATGTACTGCCTCCCTTACACCTCCCCCATG CCCCAGGTGTTGGGCGCCTGGTGCCCCTGTGCCAGGAGCGTGTGGCAGGGGCGGTGCGGGGGCAGCAGCTGTCAGAGGTGTGGACGGTGGGCTATACCCAGGACCTGCTGCTGCAGGGGGGGCTGCTGCCTGAGGCCACCTGGCTGGCTCATTGTCTGGGGGACTGGAAGACTGCAGCCTCCCTGGGCCTGGCCTACACAACTTACGCAGCAGAGCACTGCGACTTCACcgg GCTCAGGTGGAGAGAACTACATCTCCCAGCAGCCCTCGAGCCTGTGAGCATCTTTCAGGGTCAGCTTGAGTCTCTACTGGGCAGGAAGGCTGGGCCAGAGGAGACCCAAGGAGACGAGGAGAACTACAAGAGCTTCACAG aCTCTCTGGAGGGTGAGGACGTGGAGTTGTTGCAGGGTTCAGTGCAGGAGATCCTGAAGGCATCAGTCATGGCTGGGGTAGATGTGTTGTCCCAGCCCCTGGGTGCTCTACTGGACTCAGCCAAAGACCTGTCCTCCTGCCTTCCTGCTCTGGTGCCTATGGGCCTGTACCTGCCTGCACCCCCTCTCTACTGCCCCCAGCCTGCACCCAACACACAG GACCCGTCAGGGGTGTTTGGGCAGCTGTTGGAGGGGGCGTCCCGTCACAGGGTGTCAGGGGTCCTCCAGAGGGTGCTGCTGCTCCTGAGGTCTGCCCGCTGCTCCCGTCCCGCTGCCCAGTGGTACATCAGCCACCTGCAACGCTCCCGACATCGCCTACACAGG ATCCGTCAGAAGTACTCCCAGCAGCAGTGTGTGACCAAGGCCTTCCCAGAGGCTCTGATGAAGTTTGTGACCCGCGGTGGATTCTTTAGACTGGGACCCAGTGGGGCCGGAACCCTGGACTCGGTCACTATACAAACTATCA TCTGCTTCAGGGAGCTGTGTGGCCTGTGCTGGATGCTGAATGTCAGAGACCAGCTCTCAATGTCTTGCAGGAAGTATCAGGCTGCAAGGAACTGTGGGAGAGATCCCCAG GTCCCAGCAGATGACGGTGAGGTGACAGCAGCCTGTGAGGAGGCTCTCCACTGGGCCTGTCGTTTCCTTCCTTTCTCCCGCTTCCTCAACGCTGAGGAGATCCTCCAGGACACCCTCCTCAGCTTGGTCTCTGAACTTCCCCCTGTACCCCTG GTGGCAGAGACTCTGGTGCAGGCCTTCCCGGAGGAGGAGGAGTCAGTCAGGGTCCCTCTGAGAGAGAAGTACAACTCACTACTGCAGAGACTGAGGCACTGCACTGTCCCAG cCTCAGGACAGAATGGCAGgaagagggatgaggaggagggagaggagatgatgATGATTCTGATGCAGGAGCGGCtcagacagaggaggaaggaCCTGAAGCGTCTGGCCAGGCACCTGGCTCCCCTGGAGCTCTACctgtgggagagggaggaggaggaggacaggggagggggagggcagGGGGCTGCAGCCCTGCTAGAGAGATTCTCCCTGGGGGCCAGTCTGAGTAACAGCACCCTGACGGACTGTGGGCGCCCCCTGGTGTACAGCGATGGAGACACGGCCGAAAACTCAGTGGCTCTCTCTCCTGACCTGCACAGCAGGCTTCCTCACAG CAGCAAGAGAGTGAGGGTGCTGGACCGAGCAGACAAGTCTGGAAGGAAAGTAGTGGAGGGTGAGAGCATCCAGGAGGAGGGCCAGAGCTGCACGGGCCCAGCACAGGACCCTGCTGTGGGGGAGGACAGCCCCTCTCTGACCCTGCCCGTGGTGGGGACCTGGGAGTTTGAGCTGGAGGATGAGGAGTACCTGCGTTTCCTGGAGCTCTTCTTCAGCTACGTGTTGGAGAAGGACGGCCCTGACCCAGACTCTGGCTGTGACCCTCCCCTGCTGAAGGGCTTCTGTAGCCagctgagagagcgagagctgcACTCCCTCACCTTCGATGTCCTCACCACCCTCCGCCGCCGCCAGAGAGATGGACGCTACGCAACCAGGAGGCAGGGGGGCAGTGACGCCCCCGTGTTCAGAGCTGGACACTGCTACAAACCAGTACTCGTTACTACACCTTCGTTTCTCCACAGTGAGCCCCCTACACCCAGACCCAGCATGTCTGTCAGTGTCCTGTCCCTCCCTGGGCTCAGGACTGGCAGGCAGCAGGGGTTGTTTGGCTTCAGTCTGCAGGCCAGCCCAGCTCCAGAACCCACACCTCAAAGAGGCCGCCTCGGCTCGGAGCCTAGCCCCAGTCAGAGCTCTGTTCCCTGGGAGCAACCATCAGAGTGCTGGGCGTTTGGGCCCCTGGGCTCCGTGGAGACTGTAGAGCTACAGCAGGAGCTGGAGCCCAAGCTGGAAGCCCAGTTCCCAGGGCTGGGCAGGCTGCTGGAGTGGATGGTGCGCTGGGCTGATAAGAGGGTGCTGCTGGGACACCCCAGCCGGATGAAGGGGAGGGAGGCGGGCGGAGGAGGGGTAGCTGGAGGTGGAGTGGTGATACGGGTCAAAGCCACCGCTCCTGCGGTGCTCACGGCCCTCAGCATGTTGGAGCACAGGTACACCGCCGCCCTGCTGGGCATGGACCGCTACTGTGCCAACTTACCA gTTCCAGAGAGGCAATGGACAGTGGCTCCAGTGTTGCAGCCTGAGGTGGGCTGGAAGCTGGAGAGGGAGAGCAGTGTGGATACAGGTTACCCTGCATCAGCTGGCACACCCATTACTCTGCCAGAACAGGACCCCCAACACAGCGAACTGtccta TGGGTCACAGACTGAGGGGATGGAACGAGTGACATCCCAAGAGACCTCACACCTTTATGACCATGAGGGAGTGACGTTAAACCCTGAGAGCGGGGTGGCAGACTTCCGAGACCACAAGCTTGACCTTTCTGCTGAGAAAGAAGGAGATGACAGCAATGCTGACAAGGCCTTGAGGTCATcagcctctctccccatccccaacATCTCTGTCCACATCAAGAGCCTCCATCGAACACTGAGCCCACAAGACCAG TCATTAACACTAGCAGATCTGCAGTGCTCAGAGAGCGAAGAGGACAGTGTCAGCTCTCA agaggaggaggcagagattCTGCTGTCTCATGGCTCCCTGAGAAGACCATCATCAGATATTACTGAAGAAGTGACAAGAAATAT ACCTCCCAGTGAGGGTTCAGGATCAGACGTCCCTCCCCAATTCAGCTTCCAACCCCTTCCCATGGCAGGGCCTCAGGCTGGGGCTCAGGCAGCAGACTCTGCCCCTAACGGAGGATTGCCCCAGAGGAGCATCAATACTACCCCCACCCCTGCCTCTGCTCCCAACCAGGCCCTGTCTGcccagacagaccctgtcagacaaCTCTTGCAGGATGAGCTATTCAGACTGGTCCAG TTGCAGCAGATCAACTTCATGAGTCTGATGCAGGTGGTTGGAGCTTCGTTTGTCAACCTCCCACTCTCACAGAACAACACACTCCTGGCCCAGTCCAACGTGCCCTATCCAAACCCCAATGCACCCCTGTCCCACCCTAACACACTCCTCTCTCACCCGAATCTGATCCTCTCCCAGAACAACATGTCCCCTATGCCCCAGACCCAGGCTAGTTTTCCAGTACCTGCAGAGCAGCCAGTTCCCCAAAACTCTGTTCAGGCCACCCTAGCCTCGGAGCCCCTGTCTCGGAGAGACAGACCCACAGACCAACCCCCCATCCAGGAAATGCAGCCATTGGCCGTCCACCCTGAGCCATTGAGAGATATCCAGGGGGAGACCAGGACATCCTCTCATGGGCTTCAGACCCCTGTAGACCCCACCCGCAGTGCCCCTCTGCTACTGCCCTCTGGTGGTAGCTCACAGGACCCTGCTCCCTACAGCTCAGGACTGAAGCTGCTTCAGCTGCACCCTCCCCTGCTGTCCCTCCAGCGTCATGGCAACACGGCCCCTGTACGTGAGGCCTGGGGACCCCCGTCTGAGAGGAGACCCAGCACTACTGTGCCCCCCCACCTGAACCCCAGCCAGTATGACCCAGCCGCTCtgaggagggcagaggagagaaggagggaggcagagagcgaGTCCACCGCTCCACCATCACACCTCAATCTGACACAGTATGCCCACTATCTCCCTGACCAGGTCCCCAGGAGCACACTGCCCCAGCGCCAGAATCCAGAGGCCAGGGTGGAGAGGTCCAGAGGAGCTGAgccccctcacctccctcctaccctcccatCCCACAGACCTCCCCCTGTCCAAGGCCTCCCCCTCCTCCGCTTCCACCCTGACCCACGCCCCCACACCACcttccctctcatacccctcccataCTCCTCCAGACCCCTGACTGTCACCCCAGCAGCCAAGGGCCACAACCCCGGACTACAGCTACTACAGAGAGACCCAGACCCTCCTAGGATGATGCTGCCCGAAGCCAACCCTCCGGCCCCTGTGCCACGTCTCATCCCTCTGGGGGAGCTGATGGGCTGggctgcagggagagagaggggggcagatcCCAGACTCCAACTCCTCAGAGTGGACCCACAGACACAGAACCCTACCCCTGCCCCTGCAACACCCTCCACCAGCACCAACTCCAGCAAGAGGCAGAAGAGAAGAGtggagaggttgaggagagagggagagaaagcagAGGTCACATTTAGACTAGAGGATTCCATCATACCCCCGCAAGAGAGCAATGAGGACGAGCCTGCAGAGCCTGTTCTTGGGGAGGGCTATGTCTTTCCTCTTGGGACCTTTGACTCCATGCTGACTGGTCAGCGATTGGTGGACAGGGCTCTGTCTACTACAGCTGAGCTCCATGCCTTTGCCTCCACACACAAGAGACCTCCTGAGAGCCACGATGCCTGCACCAACACAGACCCAGCTTCTCCTCACTCAGAtaaaggcatttctgcccaaccTGCTGTCACTTCTGCTGCTTCTGGACCTGCTGCTCTCCCTCCTGAATTGTTCCTGAATCGGTGGTTCCCTAGAGACCCTCCTGTCCAGGACATAGAGACACCAGGGGAGACACAAGCAGAGAGAAACACT GGTCGTCAGTTCATAAATGTGATAGATCTGGAGGATGGGGCCTTGCTACAGGAGTTGCCATCGTGCCCCCGCCCTGCGGTGTGGGACCAGGACGTCaccccctctcagccctctccccccacctcGGCACAGCTCCACCTGCTGGCAGCCTCCGTTACCAACTCAGCCCCTCCGGAACTCACTGCAGACACCAGCACAGAGGATGACCAACCCCAAGCTCAGCCAG gCTTCTCTGTAGCATCCCTTCCACCTGCTCACCCTGAGCCCAATGGAGACCCAGTGACTCGCAGTCTGCTGCAGGAGAGGAGAGCCCCAGGCCGGGCCCTGGAGACCAGGAGTCCAGGGACCCATCGCGGAGCTCCATCCAGGGCCCCAGTGATCCAGGTGTCTGCCCGTCTGTCTGAGATAGACGCCCAGCTAGCTGCCTTACAGAACATCGCAGATCACATGGAGAGAGAGTTTGCCAATACCAGACTG CTGGTGAGAACCATTGAGACTCTTGGTCCTGCCATGGCTCCTGAAATGGTGGAGGGAAGAACACCACTGAACAAGACAGTCACTCTGGCCGTCTCACCAGAAG GGTGGAGATCACGTCTCTCCGTGCACCATGACACTGAGCTAGCGGGTCGTcaacaggaagaggaggaaggacgTGATAGTGTAATAGTCAGCTCTGCTCCTTGGGGTGTGAAACagcccttctctctttctcctgccgTCCAGAGCACCTCTACCCTGCACCCGCCCACAG GCCTGCAGTTGTCTCCCGTCAGACCAGAACCAGAGCAGCGTGTGTGGGACATCAGTCAAG ATTTGACAGACAATATGGATGGAGCACCTGGAAA ATGGGCAGAGGAGACTCTGGGTCTCAGTGGGCTGAGTGATGTGGCAGACATCTTGGCGGAGTtggtgagggagggaggcatCTCCCCCACGGCCCTGGGGCTGTCCCATACACAAGCTGCCCGCCTCAACAG CAGGCTGGACCAGCAACAGAGCGGCAGGGCGGGACAGAGGGGGATGCGAGCGGAGGAGGAGAGGCGAGAGCTGAGGGTTTGGATGagaaggaaacagagggagaaactGGTCGAGTACcgcagacagagggaggagaagagggagagggaacgaAAACCCTTCTCGGCCCCTGTCACAGTG AAACCAACTTCCAAAGATATAAACATCAATAAGAAAATCAAGGAAGAGAAAGACAA